The sequence attccagatcccaaccattcGCTGTGGAAACATGTtgactttggttcttttgccagtcactttaaatctgtgtcctctggttctcgacccttctgccaatgggaacagttcctgtCTATCAattctgtccagacacctcatgattttgaatcccTCTATCAAATGGAGATGTGGGTGACAATGTGTTCAGTAATGTTCActccctctcattctcactcaATATATTGAATTTTACCAGGCATCATTCCATGAGAATAAAAATGAAAGATTGTTGATGCCCCCATGTAGCCAATCCTCAGACACATGCCCATTCTCTGTATTCGAACTGGGGGCAGTTCACACCACCCACAGGATGGAATTCCCATTCCACTGGCCAATGCTTGGTTTGTAAATGCACCAAGACGATTTGATTGCTTTGAATATTGTCTCAGTGCCACAGAAACTTGCAAGTAACAAACTTCGCCAGATTATGAAAAACCCCTTTGGCGAAAGTAGAAAATTATAATTTCATTCAAGTGAGAGCGTTAAACAACGGCACACTTTTAGATTTGAAGACGTTCAAGGAACCCAAAGGCAGTGACATCACCAAGACTGATCTCCCCCAGACCCCTCCTACAAATCCCCTCTCCTTTGTTAATTGGTGCCTCAATTCAGGGAAGATTCCTGATTGGCTCTGAGGGATTGTCAATCATCATTGGTGATGTCATACCCTGTTTGAATGCAGCTGTTCCAATAGTATAAATACAGGAGCTTGTACAAGACAGTATGAGTTTCAGAACTGTGCAGAGGATAGTGAAATATAGATAGTGAAGATGGCCTCccaagtgtgtcagaactaccacaaggactgtgaggctgctgtcaacaagcagatcaacatggagctctgttcctcctatgtttatctctccatGGTGAGTTGTGTATTCCTTGTTGCTGCATTCTGAAAAGTTGTTAATTCTCCAGTTCAATGAATTGGCTTTATGTTGTATTCCTCTGGACTTCCTTCCCTGGGGGAGCAGAATCTTTGGGCAGTGAGAACTTCAGGTGTGTAATACAGGGGTTCTTGTTGAGTTCATGGACTGCTCCCGACAGCAGCTGCCCTCTATTGAGGTTTAATATTGGAAACCAGCTCAGCTGCTGCCTGAGTGTGTGACAGAAGAGCACAAACCTGGTTAGGGGCCTGTTGCCCTGAAACAATGTTCAGTTTCAGGTGGGGGACTGCAGTGAGTGAAATGTGGGTAGGTTCTCACTAGTGCTCTCATTAATTGGAGGTGATGTACTGAGAATCCTGCTGTTGGAGCCCTGCTCACTGCTGAGATCTCTTGCACTATTGTTGTGTAAACTACTGGAGTGGAGGATTTTTCTCACTCCATGTCCAAACTTTGATTAGAATGGAAGAAGAAtcatttctataatgcctttcactaccttggaatatccaaagtgctttgtagccaatgaaggagTTAAGTGTAGTTACCtgttatgtgggaaatgcagcagccaattagtgcacaggatGCTCCCACAAACtgaaatgagataatgatcagatcatctgttttcgtggtgttggttgagggataaatattagccaggacactgcagAGAGCTCCCTGCAGTTGTATTTAGAACATGGCGAAGGCTTGAGGAACCAATGGCTGACTCCTGTCATTCACTCAGATCATTGCtaatcttgtacctcaactccacctcctgcactgtccccatatcctttgctATCCAAAAGTCTATTGCTCTTGAATATACTCTgactggaattctctactccaggaaTTGTGGAGGCTCAAAGAGTCATCACATTGAgtttagaaattcctcctcatctcagtcctcaatgaccCCAGGTTCTTGACTGTCCAGcaaggggaaccatcctccctgcatccaatccttcaagtcctgtaagaattttggacATTCCTAATGACCTCACCTCTCATCCATCGAACCTTGAGAATAGAGgctcagtctgctcaatctctcctccttgATCTTTCACATGCACCTGATGACTGACACACTCTTGTGTGAATGACCAGAAAGTAGAGGAGGTATTGCTTATCCAGGAGTAGAATTTAGTTTGACTGGACATGAAATATAATCCTGAACTTTAGTTTTATATGTTCAACCAGCAACGGAAAAACTTTCATCGTACTAATGGGGAGCTGAGGCTCAACTCCAATTGATGAAGTCAATGGCATTTTGCTAGTTTGCAAATGCTGTCTATCTTTTAAGAATTCATTCACTCGGGGGGGAAAAATAACTCTTGCATTGTATATGAAAATCAAGGTCTAAATAGGCTGTCTTAATTTCTCTCTGCAGTcgttctactttgaccgggatgatgttgccctgtgtcactttgctgagttcttcaaggagcagtcacatgaggaacgtgagcatgctgagaaactgatgcaaTTCCAGAATCGCCGTGGAGGATGGATCATCTTGTCTGACATCAAGGTTTGGTTCAATTATCTAGTGGCCTTCTGTCTGGATACCCTTCGACCTGATTGATTCAAATACCTCCTAAAGCAATTGATTTCATGGTTGTGGTAGTGGAATTCAGTCATTCTATATTCCTGTGACATTGTTTATGGTAAAATGGACTTCTGGTTGCTTTTTTTAAATCCTATTTTCCTTTGTATTGTCTTTTGTATTTTGTTTGTTCCATTGTAAGTGAACTGCCTATGAATTTgctcttcagaaaccagagcaggatgagtggagcaatggtctggatgcaatgcagagagctctgcagatggagaagaatgtgaaccagagtctgctggatctgcacaaaatctccactgggagcactgaccctcatgtaagttcctcatgtgggtttctgggcaacttggaggtggtggaacATTGCTATCCTTGAGCTGTTTCAAAAGTGCTCCATGCCCAATAGCTTTGTTTttaagaggggggggggtggtctctCTTGGGTTcttcagggggtgggggagaggaccaTTAAGTTGGCCTACTGTGGACATTGAGACATAAATGGGTCCCAATGTTTCCAGGATCTAAGCTCACATTGTACAGTAGCTACTGGATAATTGGAGCAAATGTACATCAA is a genomic window of Pristiophorus japonicus isolate sPriJap1 chromosome 4, sPriJap1.hap1, whole genome shotgun sequence containing:
- the LOC139262596 gene encoding ferritin, higher subunit-like — translated: MASQVCQNYHKDCEAAVNKQINMELCSSYVYLSMSFYFDRDDVALCHFAEFFKEQSHEEREHAEKLMQFQNRRGGWIILSDIKKPEQDEWSNGLDAMQRALQMEKNVNQSLLDLHKISTGSTDPHLCDFLETHYLDEQVKMIKKLGDHITNLKRLGAPENGMGVYLFDKHTLGESD